From Rhodovibrio salinarum DSM 9154:
TTGCGGTAACTCCGGCGGAATGCAGCCGCGTTACGCCGCGTTGAGCAAGCCTTCGCGGGTGAGCTGATCGGTGAGCGCGTCGACGGCTTCCTTCGACGTCTCGACCAGACGGTCAACCTCCGCGCGGGTGATCGACAGCGGCGGGGCGAAACCCAGAATGTCGCCGTGCGGCAGGGCCCGGGCGATCAGCCCACGCTCCAGGCAGGCACCGGCGATCTTGGCGCCGACCTTATGGCCGGGATCAAATGCAGTCTGGCTGGCCGGGTCGGCGACGAACTCCAGCGCGGCCAGCAGGCCAACCCCGCGCACCTCGCCAACCAGCGGGTGACCATCGAACGTCTCGTGCAGACGCTGCTGCAGGTAGCCGCCGGTGTCGCGGGCATTGCCGGTCAGGTCCTCGCCTTCCAGGATGTCCAGGTTGGCCAGCGCCGCGGCCGCGCCCAGCGGGTGGGCGGAATAGGTGTAGCCGTGGCTGAACGGACCGAACTGGTCGGATCCCTGCTGCAGCACCTCCCAGACCTTCTCGCCGATCATCGCGCCCGACAGCGGCACGTAAGCGCTGGTCAGCCCCTTGGCGATCGTCACCAGGTCCGGCTTCATGCCGTAGTGCTGCGAACCGTAGTAACTGCCGGTCCGTCCGAAGCCGCAAACCACCTCGTCAGCGATCAACAGCACGTCGTGCTTGTCCAGCACCTTCTGGATTTCCGCCCAATAGCCCTCGGGCGGCGGGATGATGCCACCGGTGCCGAGCACCGGCTCGCCGATGAAGGCGGCGACCGTCTCGGGCCCCTCGGCCTCGATCTGCGCGTCCAACTCGGCCGCCAGCCGCTTGGAGAACTCCTGCTCGCTCTCGCCCTTGCGCGCATTCCAGTAGTAGTGCGGCGTGGCGGCATGCTTAATCCGCTCCATCGGCAGGTCGAAAGCCTGGTGGAACACCGGCAGGCCGGTCATCGAGCCGGAGCAGACGCTGGCGCCATGGTAGCCGCGCTGGCGGGCGATGATCTTCTTCTTCTCCGGCTTGCCGCGCACGTTGTTGTAGTACCAGACCAGCTTCGCCTGGGTCTCGTTCGCGTCCGAGCCGGACATGCCGTAGTAGACCCGCTGCATGTTGTTCGGCGCGTTGCGCAGCAGCCGATCCGACAGGCGGATCGTCGGCTCGTTCGAATGCATGGCGTAGGCATGGTAGTAGGCCAGTTGGCTCGCTTGCGCGTGGATCGCATCCGCGATCTCCTTGCGGCCGTAGCCGACGTTCACGCAGTACAGGCCGGCGAAGCCGTCGAGGTACGCGCGCCCCTTCTGATCGTGGATCGTGACCCCGGAACCACCGGTGACGATGCGCAGGTCGCCCAGTTCCCCGGCCGCATAGTCCTTGGCGTGCGTGAACGGGTGCAGGACGGACTGCCGGTCCATCTCCTCCAGCGAGAGATTGTGGCTGCGCTCAGTCATCGGTTTATCCCCTTGTGTTTCTCGTTGTCTGCTGCGGACGTCGTCTATCGATGCCCAGCCTTAGCCGCCCGCATATGGCAGCGTCGAGGCCGCAAGATGGCTTTCCGACGGTCATCACCGCCGGCCCGCATGGCTTCTGCGAACGCCCGCGATCCGCGCGTCCGGGTGTACCAGCGCAGATACCGTTTGTGTGTTCAAACCTGACCGGCTGTGACGGCAGGCCTATCGGGCGTCGGGCGGATACGCAGATAGGTTTTCTGCAGGCTGGCATCCGCGCTAAACGGCCACGGAACTAGGCCGATTGGCCGGCCGGTGGAGGCATCGTGTCCAGCGCCTCCGGCGGGTTCGCGCGGGGAGCGAAGGCGCGGTGCCCGCGCACCTCGTCGAAATGCTTGAGCGCCCAGTGCACGCTTGGAAACGCGAGCTCCGACCACGGCAACGCATCCCAGTCGAACAGGGCAACCTCCTGACTTTCCGGTCCGGCCGCAATGTCAGGCGTGGTCAGGCTAGCCCGGTAGATCAGCTGCACCTGACTGATCCGCTCGATCGTGTAGACCGCCAGCAACTGGTCGATTGCGATATCGGCGGTCGCTTCTTCCCAGGCTTCCCGACGCGCGCCCGCTTCGGCTCCCTCATTCAACTCCAGATAGCCTGCCGGGAGCGTCCAGTAGCCCACGCAGGGCGGAATCGCGCGGCGGCACAGCAGGATACGGCGATCGTATTCGACCACCGAGCCGACAACGATCTTCGGGTTCTGGTAGTAAACGAAGCCGCAATCGCCGCAGACGAGACGCTCTCGGTCGTCACCCTGCGGAATCTTCCGGACGAATGGGGAATCGGGCGCGGTCATGACGGCTGGGAGTGTGGCGCCCGAACCGGTCGCCGGCAAGGCGCGGCCGGGCCCCCTACCTCCCGGCCGCACGTCGCCCGCCAGGGCAACGGGTGAACAAGACCTTTCGTATCCGTGCCTACACGCGGATGTCGAGGAAGGTGCCGCGCGGATAGCTGGTGCCATCGGCTGCGGCGCGCGCAGCGGACGCGCTCGGATCGGTGGGCCGGGCGGCCTGTGCGGCGTCCGACTGGGTCTTGCCTTGGATCTGCGCGGGGTCGGTCGGCTTCGCCGCGGCCTTGGCCTGCGCCGCCTGCCCTGGCTGCTGTGGCTTCGCCAAACCTTCCAGGGCCCGGAAGAAGCTCAGGCCCGGACTGACCTGTCCGTTGGGTACCTGCATGGCGTTGTCTTGCGCTCCAAATGACGACGCATCCGCCGAGTCGCTAACGCGTCGAGAATTACGATACGTGGTTTAGCCCGACGGCTCTTAAAGGTCGGTTAATTCGCCGCACGCGCCGTAGGCCGAGCGCGTTCGATTTTTTCTACAATTTGAGATAGTTACGACGTTTCTGCCCACACCGTCTCGCTTAAAATCACCCCGGAAACCGGCGTGCATATCCGTAATTTTCCTGCTATTTCGGTGCGTTAGTCCTTTCTTAACATCGCTTGCATGAAATAACAGTTGTCAGTTTTCGCCAAGTGCGCACAGGGCGGGACAGATGGCCTGAAGCGCTTCCGTGCAAGGGCAGTGGGGGATGTTCGGGATGCGTCGCGTCTGCTGAAGGCGTGCGACGGGCGGATCCTCGACAAGGCATCGATTATGGCACAACCCGATCACGTTGCAGATCTGCTGGAGCTTGCCCGCGACCGGTCTCTGGCCGCCCGGCAGACCCTTGTCGACATGATCGGCGACCTCTTCTGCGAGCGCAGCTCGGTCCTAAGCGAACGCGAGCGCGCGCTGATGACCGAAATTCTGGAAAAGCTGGTCGGCGGATTCGAAACCGACGTACGCCGGCAGCTGGCCGACCGGCTGGCCGACAAACCGGCCGCCCCACCCGGTCTGCTCGATGTCCTGGCAAACGATGAGATCGAGGTGGCGCGCCCGGTGTTGATGCGTTCGCGCGTCCTGCGCGAGGCTGATCTGATCGCCGTCGTGCGCAACCGAACCCGCCAGCACCAGCTGGCCGTCGCGATGCGCCAGGAAGTCAGCGCGCCGGTCGCGGACGCGCTGGTGGGAACCGGCGACAGCGGCGTGATTGAAGCGCTGTTGCGTAACGAAAGCGCGCAAATCTCGCAAGCCACGATGGATTATCTGGTGGAGCAGGCGCAGACGGTCGACAGCTTTCAGGAACCCTTGGTCTGGCGCGGCGATCTGGCCCCGGCGCTGGCCCAACGCCTGTACTGGTTCGTCTCGGCCGCGCTGCGGGAACGGCTGCTGGCCCGCTTCGACATTCAGCCAAACGCACTCGACGACGCGCTGGAAGCTGCCACCCAAGTGCTGACCGATACCGTCGAGACGCATCCCGACCAACCGACAGCGGCGCAAAAGCTGGCCCGGCACATCGCCCAGACGCATGGCATCGACCAAGCTCTTTTGCTGAAGACGCTACGCGCCGGTGAGATTCCGTTGTTCGAGGCGCTGTTTGCCGAACTAAGCGGCATCCGCCCACCGCGCCTGCAGCACGTGTTGTACGAAACCGGCGGCAAAGGGCTGGCCATCGTCTGCAAGGCGCTGGACATCGACAAGGCAACCTTCACCCCGATCTACCTCCTAAGTCGCAAGGGCGAGAGCGGCGCGCAGGTCGTCAATCCCAAGGCGCTCTCCAGCGTGATGAGCTTTTTCACCAGGGTCCGTATGGCGGACGCTCAGGAGGTGTTGCGCAGCTGGCAACGCGACCACCGCTATCAGGACGCCCTCCTGACACTCGCGGAGGACCTCTGTGTCGATTCCGGACGGCCCTAACAGCGCAGACAACGATGCGATGGCCGCTGGCCCGATATCCACGGGACTGGCGGATACGGCTCCCGCGCACACGCAGGCAGCGTACACGCAGCCGGCGCGCGACGAGACGGCGGCCCTGCGCGCCGAGTTGGCCCGCACGCGCGCGCGGCTCGACGACATCTCCCGCCTGGTCTCGGACTGGATCTGGGAGGTCGACCGCAACGCACGTATCGTCTCGGTTTCGCCACGGGTCATGGCGGCCCTGGGCTATCATCCGATGGAGCTGGTCGGCCGCCCCTTCACCGAGGTGATCGGTCTTGAGCTGCCGATCACGGCCTCCCATCCCGACGGGCCGGTCCACGCCCGCCCGTTTCGCGACCGGGAAGTCCAGATCACGAACCACTGCGGCCAACCCCGGAGCTTCCGGCTGTCGGGTCTGCCGGTGTTCTGTCAGACCACCGGCCGGTTCGAAGGCTACCGCGGCACGGCGCAGGATGTGACCGAACTGCGCGCGCGCGAAGCCGCGCTTTTGGAAGCCAAGAACACCGCCGAGGAAGCCAACCGCACGAAGAGCGATTTCCTGGCGCAGATGAGCCACGAGCTGCGCACGCCGCTGAACGCGATCCTGGGCTTTTCGGAGATCATGCAGAGTGAAGCCCTGGGCCCGATCGGAACGCCGCAATACAAAGGCTACATCGCCGACATCGCCACCAGCGCCCAGCACCTGTCCCAGATGATCAACGACGTCCTCGACGTCGCCAAGCTGGAGGCGGGCAAGTTCCAGATCTACGAAGACGTGGTGAACCCCGCCGAGTTGATCGACCGGGCGCTGCGGATCGTCACGCCCCGCGCCCGCGACGCCGGCGTCGAGCTCACAAAACCGCAGATTCCAGCCGGCATCACCCTGCTCGCGGACGAACAAAAGCTGCTACAGGTGTTGCTGAACCTGCTGTCAAACGCGATCAAGTTCACGCCCAGCGGCGGGCATGTGTCCTTGAAAGCCGAAGTCGACGGCACAGGTGCGTACGGGCTGTCGATCACGGACACCGGAATCGGCATGAGCGCAAAGGATCAGGAGGTCGCGCTCTCTCCGTTCGGGCAAGTCGATAGCTCGCTCTCCCGCCGCTACGAAGGAACCGGGCTCGGCCTGCCGCTGTCGAAGGCGCTGGTGGAACTGCACGGCGGCCGGCTGGAGATCGACAGTGCGCCCGAGGCCGGGACGTCCGTGCGCGTTACCCTGCCCATCGGGCGGGTCGAAGCGGCCGCCTGACGGAGCGCCGCCTCTTACGCCGGATCCCATTGCGGCGCCCAGGACGGATCGATGACCCGCGTGCCGCCCATCAGCTGAGCGATCCGCGCCTGATCCTCCCGATCCAACGCGAAATCGAAGATCTCGAAATTGGCGCGGGCGTGCTCGACCGAAGACGATTTCGGGATCGCCGCAACGTCGCCCTGCTCGACCAGCCAGCGCAGCGCAACCTGTGCGGCCGTCTTGCCGTGCTTCTCGCCGATCGCCTGCAGCGTCGGATCGTTCGGCACCCGCCCCTGGGCGAGCGGACAGTAAGCGGTTAGGAACAGCCCCAACCGACGTGCTTCCTGAAGCACCGGCTGCTGGTTCAGGAAAGGGTGGTATTCGACCTGGTTGCAGACGATGTCCGCGCCGTTCTGCTCCACAGCTTCCTGCATCAAGCCCACCGTGAAGTTGGACACGCCGACGTAACGCACCTTGCCGGCGCGCTGCAGATCCGCCAGGGCGCGCAGCGATTCCGACAGCGGCACCCTCGCGTTCGGCCAGTGGATCAGCAATAGATCCAGATAGTCGGTCTGCAGCTTGGTCAGACTGTCGTCGGCGGCCGCGGTCAGGTCATCGTAGTGCAGTTGATCCATCCAGACCTTGGAGGTCAGGAACACCTGATCGCGCGGCACTTCCGATTCCCGGATGCCGGCGCCCACGGCCTCCTCGTTGCCGTACCTTTTGGCCGTGTCGACATGGCGATAACCGATCGACAGCGCCGCTTTCACCATATCGCGGCAAACCGCCCCCTCGAGCGTGAAGGTGCCGAAGCCGAGCGCGGGCACACGCACACCGTAGGAGGAAATGATCGTCTGTTGATCGGTCGTCGCCGTCATGCTCGTTCCTTCGCCGTCGGTCGTCTTGTCACTCTTGAGGTTTCGCCCAAAAGATGGGAATCCCCCTGCGATAGCGCCAGGGGCGTCACGGAAGCGTCATCCGGTCTGCCGTCGATCAAGGAGGTCAGCCGTCGCGGGTCTCCATCCAGGCGAGCGCCTTTGAGATCCAGCCGGGCTCCAGCCGGTGCCCGCCATCGTGCAGGCAGACCTTGAGCCGGCCGCGCGCACACGAGGTCCACATCCGGCATCGCAGCCCGTCGTCCGTCCCCTGTCGATCGGGTGCGGCCGGACAGGCATTGTGCCGCTTGAGCAGGCCAAGCGCGCGCACCGTATCGCCCTGCCGCCAATTGTCGCCGATCGGGCGGCCTTCCAGCGGCACCACCTCGTCGCTCAGACCATGGATATGCATTAGATCGATGCCCGGGGCCGGACAGGCCTCCGGCAGCGGTCGCCAGAACGCCCCCGCGACCGCCGCAAAGGCCGTGTAGTCGCCGCCGCGATAGCAGGCAACGTCCCAAACCATCGACGCGCCCTGCGAGAAGCCCGCGAGGAGCAGCGGCTTACCGGCCAGGGCGAACCGCTGCACGGCGTCCCGGCGCACCTGCTCCAGGAAAGCCAGCTCGTCGCGGTCGTGATCGGCGGGAGAGCCAACGTGGTTCCAGGTGCCGTCCCGACCGTGCGGGGCGATCAGCAGATGGCCGGCCGACTGCACCGCCCGGACCAGGGCCGCGTTCTGGATCACCCGACGACCGCTACCCTTGTAGCCGTGCAGGAAGATCACCGCCCCCTGAACCGAACGGTCATCCGCCTTTGGCACGGCGGCGGAGTAGTAGCGGCCCAGCTCGACCCGGCACGGCGCGTCGACGCCGCCGCAGGCATCGGCATCCCCCGGTATCAGATAAGCCGCCGCAAACATCCCAAGGGCGGCAAGGCTGGCGCGCCACCCCACCGTCAATCGACCCGCGAGCCGGTCGCGCGCTGGGGAAAGCCGGCTTGCCCCGTGCCGGGCTCGTCACCGGCGCCCCGGGTGCGGGTGGGCACTGGCGCACCGGGCCGCCGCTCCTCCGGGATCGCGCAGACGCCCAGACGCGCCAGCCGGCGCCCCAGCCTGGGCGACGAGCTGACGACCGTCATCGGGACGGCAAGCAGCAAGCCGATTAAGACCGGCGCCGCCCAGGGCAGCACGGCCGGCGCGAACGCCGCGAGCAAGCCACCGGCAAGCAGCCCGAATGCCGTCTGCGGCCACATGCCCGTCACTGCATCGCGCCAGGACACCCGGTGACCGTCACGCACCTGCGCTTCCCACTTGACCTTGCGCCCCAGGGCCAGGCCGGCGACGAACACGCTCTGTGCCAGCATGACGACCGGCGCGATCAGCATGGAGAACACGAGCTCCGCCAGCCCGCCGCCGAGCACGTGCAACGCGCCGCCGTAGGCGCGCCGACGGCTGGGATCGAGCAGGGCGTGGGTGTAGCCGATCAGCTTGGGCGCGAAGGTGATGCCCATCATGGTGACGAACAGGGCGATCGCGACCTCCGGGCCCGGCCGCCCCATGAAGCCACCCATCTCCAGCTGCGGGCCGAAAGTGCCAATGACGGCCTGGCTCATGCCCAGGATCATGAACAAGAGCCACGCCGGCGCGCCGGTGTACATCAGGATGGCCAGGGTCAGGTTCACCCGGCCCATGCCGGTGAACCATGGCTTCCCGAGCAGTTTCAGGTACTGCATGTTGCCCTGGCACCAACGCAGGTCGCGCTTGATGAAATCCGGCAGGGTCGGCGGCATCTCCTCGTAGCTGCCGCCCTCGACGGGCAGCACCCGGACCTCATAGCCGCCAGCGCGCATCAGCGCGGCTTCCACCTGATCGTGGCTCAGGATGTCGCCGCCCAGCGGCGGCGTGCCCGGCAACGGCTCCAGGTGGCAGAACTGCTTGAAGGCGTCGGTACGGATCACCGCGTTGTGGCCCCAGTAGGGGCAGGAACCGCCCTGCCACCAGGCCGCGCCCACGGTATGCACCAGCATGCCGTGGCGCATGCCGAACTGGAAAAGACGCGCGAACGCGCTCTCGGTCGGCATACCCACAGCCAGCGACTGCAGAATCCCAAGCCGCGGGTTGGCGTCCATGATCCGCACCAGCCGATCGACCGTGCGCCCGTGCATCGCACTGTCGGCGTCGAGCACGACCATGTAGTCGAAATCCTGACCGCGGGTCTCGACGAACGCCCACAGGTTGCCGGCCTTGTAGCCCTGGTTTTCCGTGCGGTGGCGGTAGTGCAGCCGCGCCGCACCGTCCGCGTCCGCGCACTGCCAGGCACGCAGGCGGCGCTGCTCGTCCGCGCGGATTTCGGGATCGGTGCTGTCGGACAGCAGGAACACCTCGTAACGACCGCCCACCCCAAGGCTATCCAAGGAGGCTAGAAGCTTTTGCAGATGGCGGAAGACGCGATCGGTGTCCTCGTTGAACACCGGCATGACGATCGCCACCCGGGCGCTTGAGCGTTTCACCCGGTTGCGATGAAACGGCGCCACCACGTCCAGATGGTTGCGGGCGGCCAACATAACGGCGGCGCCGATCACGGAATTCCAGAAGCCGATCACCACCATCGGAATCGACAGGCAGAAACACAGCAGCAGCAGCGATTCCACCGGCGCCAGACCGTCGCCGGCCAACAGCGCCGCCATCGTGGCGACCGCAGCCAGCCAGGTGCCCCCGCACAGCGTCGCGAACGCCGCCCGGCGCCAGCCGATTCGCTCGTGAGAGCTGGAGGGTTTCTCACAGCTGTCAGACGCAGTGTGAATGTCCTGACTGTGGAGGTGTTCCGGACGCCCGGCAGCTGTCCGGCCGAGGGACGCGGCGCCGGTGCCGTTGGGCAAGCTGCTGTCAGTTGAGACGCGCATCGATCGCTCAGCCATGCCTGTCCTTTCGCCGCGTTCGCGGACGGTTGTTCTAGCGGTGCATGCCGGCAGCTACGGTTCCCCCGATCCGCAGGTCCTAGCCGGACAGAAGATCAGCCTGGACCCACGACCTGCCAAGTCAGATCATCGACTTGACACCCTTTTATGCGAAATAGACCGCTGGCCACGCTTGGTCGCCGCCATGCAGATCGTATCCAAATCCACATAAGCTTACGGCTATCCACGGCGCGCGGATGACCTGAATATACTTATGGTCAGGGGCCGGCGGAAACGTTCTCCCCCCACACGCTCCGGAAGCTGCCTTACAGCGGCTCCGGGCCGGCCTCTCCGGCACGTCGATAGAAACAGCTGCGCGCCCCAGTGTGGCAAGCCGCGCCGGTCTGCCGAATCAACAGCAGTAGCGTGTCGCCGTCGCAGTCGACCCGGGCCTCGACCAGTTCCTGGATGTGCCCGCTGGTATCCCCCTTGCGCCACATCGCCTGCCGGGAGCGCGACCAGTAGGTCACCCGACCGCCCGTCAGGGTCGCGATCAAGGCCTCGCGGTTCATCCAGGCGAGCATCAACACCTCGCCGCTGTCGTGCTGCTGGGCAACGACGGGGACGAGGCCGTGGCTGTCGAACGCGACCGCGTCAGCGAAAGCGACCGCAGCCGTCTCGCTCAGCCGCAAAGCATCCACCTCATTGCTCATGTGCACGTTCATGATGACTTAACCCATCGACGGTGTAGTAGAGATCGGCTAGACGGGCGCCCGCTGAAACTTCCTGACGGGTAACCCCCACGTGAAGCGGTACCCCCCTTGGCGTGCGGACATCAGCCCTCATATCAGGGAGAGTCCCAAAATCCCACGCCTGCGTTTCGCAAGCGCTACGGAGGACGCCGAGCCAGGGGGTTGCCCTGGCGCGCCATCCCCGTCAAGCTGAGACGAGGCAGATACGTATAGCCGAGGAGCCATGAGCAAGTCCGGCGACGGCAACAACCAGCAGCAGACCCTCTACTGCTCCTTCTGCGGCAAGAGCCAGCATGAGGTGAAGAAGCTCATCGCCGGTCCGGCCGTTTTCGTCTGCAACGAGTGCGTCGAGCTCTGCGCGGAGATCATCCACGACGAGCAGAAGCAGAGCTTTACCCGCGGCGACGGCGGCCTGCCGACACCCCAGCAGATCAAGCAGGTCCTGGACGAGTACGTGATCGGCCAGGAGCATGCCAAGCGCGTGCTCTCGGTCGCGGTGCATAACCACTACAAGCGCCTGGAACACGTCGCAGGCGAGAACGACGTCGAGCTGTCGAAGTCCAACATCCTGCTGATCGGCCCCACCGGCAGCGGCAAGACCCTGCTGGCGCAGACGATGGCGCGCATCCTGGACGTGCCGTTTGCTATCGCCGACGCCACCACCCTGACCGAATCGGGGTACGTCGGCGACGACGTGGAGTCGATCATCCAGAAGCTCCTGCAAGCTTCCGACTACAACGTCGAGCGCGCGCAGAAGGGCATCATCTACGTCGACGAGATCGACAAGATCACCCGCAAGTCGGATAACCCGTCGACCACGCGCGACGTCTCCGGCGAAGGCGTGCAGCAGGCCCTCCTGAAGATCATGGAGGGCACCACCGCCTCCGTCCCGCCGCAGGGCGGGCGGAAGCATCCGCAGCAGGAGTACCTGCACGTCGACACGACGAACATCCTGTTCGTCTGCGGCGGTGCCTTCGCGGGTCTGGACAAGATCGTCAGCCAGCGCGGCCGATCTTCCTCGATCGGCTTCGGTGCGGACGTGCGCGCGCCCGAAGAACGCCAGACCGGCGATCTGCTCAAGGACACCGAGCCCGAGGATCTGCTGAAGTTCGGCCTGATCCCGGAGTTCGTCGGCCGTGTGCCCGTGGTGGCCACGCTGCACGATCTGG
This genomic window contains:
- a CDS encoding aminotransferase, which codes for MTERSHNLSLEEMDRQSVLHPFTHAKDYAAGELGDLRIVTGGSGVTIHDQKGRAYLDGFAGLYCVNVGYGRKEIADAIHAQASQLAYYHAYAMHSNEPTIRLSDRLLRNAPNNMQRVYYGMSGSDANETQAKLVWYYNNVRGKPEKKKIIARQRGYHGASVCSGSMTGLPVFHQAFDLPMERIKHAATPHYYWNARKGESEQEFSKRLAAELDAQIEAEGPETVAAFIGEPVLGTGGIIPPPEGYWAEIQKVLDKHDVLLIADEVVCGFGRTGSYYGSQHYGMKPDLVTIAKGLTSAYVPLSGAMIGEKVWEVLQQGSDQFGPFSHGYTYSAHPLGAAAALANLDILEGEDLTGNARDTGGYLQQRLHETFDGHPLVGEVRGVGLLAALEFVADPASQTAFDPGHKVGAKIAGACLERGLIARALPHGDILGFAPPLSITRAEVDRLVETSKEAVDALTDQLTREGLLNAA
- a CDS encoding NUDIX hydrolase; translation: MTAPDSPFVRKIPQGDDRERLVCGDCGFVYYQNPKIVVGSVVEYDRRILLCRRAIPPCVGYWTLPAGYLELNEGAEAGARREAWEEATADIAIDQLLAVYTIERISQVQLIYRASLTTPDIAAGPESQEVALFDWDALPWSELAFPSVHWALKHFDEVRGHRAFAPRANPPEALDTMPPPAGQSA
- a CDS encoding DUF2336 domain-containing protein; the encoded protein is MAQPDHVADLLELARDRSLAARQTLVDMIGDLFCERSSVLSERERALMTEILEKLVGGFETDVRRQLADRLADKPAAPPGLLDVLANDEIEVARPVLMRSRVLREADLIAVVRNRTRQHQLAVAMRQEVSAPVADALVGTGDSGVIEALLRNESAQISQATMDYLVEQAQTVDSFQEPLVWRGDLAPALAQRLYWFVSAALRERLLARFDIQPNALDDALEAATQVLTDTVETHPDQPTAAQKLARHIAQTHGIDQALLLKTLRAGEIPLFEALFAELSGIRPPRLQHVLYETGGKGLAIVCKALDIDKATFTPIYLLSRKGESGAQVVNPKALSSVMSFFTRVRMADAQEVLRSWQRDHRYQDALLTLAEDLCVDSGRP
- a CDS encoding sensor histidine kinase, with the translated sequence MAAGPISTGLADTAPAHTQAAYTQPARDETAALRAELARTRARLDDISRLVSDWIWEVDRNARIVSVSPRVMAALGYHPMELVGRPFTEVIGLELPITASHPDGPVHARPFRDREVQITNHCGQPRSFRLSGLPVFCQTTGRFEGYRGTAQDVTELRAREAALLEAKNTAEEANRTKSDFLAQMSHELRTPLNAILGFSEIMQSEALGPIGTPQYKGYIADIATSAQHLSQMINDVLDVAKLEAGKFQIYEDVVNPAELIDRALRIVTPRARDAGVELTKPQIPAGITLLADEQKLLQVLLNLLSNAIKFTPSGGHVSLKAEVDGTGAYGLSITDTGIGMSAKDQEVALSPFGQVDSSLSRRYEGTGLGLPLSKALVELHGGRLEIDSAPEAGTSVRVTLPIGRVEAAA
- a CDS encoding aldo/keto reductase, yielding MTATTDQQTIISSYGVRVPALGFGTFTLEGAVCRDMVKAALSIGYRHVDTAKRYGNEEAVGAGIRESEVPRDQVFLTSKVWMDQLHYDDLTAAADDSLTKLQTDYLDLLLIHWPNARVPLSESLRALADLQRAGKVRYVGVSNFTVGLMQEAVEQNGADIVCNQVEYHPFLNQQPVLQEARRLGLFLTAYCPLAQGRVPNDPTLQAIGEKHGKTAAQVALRWLVEQGDVAAIPKSSSVEHARANFEIFDFALDREDQARIAQLMGGTRVIDPSWAPQWDPA
- a CDS encoding alpha/beta hydrolase family esterase gives rise to the protein MFAAAYLIPGDADACGGVDAPCRVELGRYYSAAVPKADDRSVQGAVIFLHGYKGSGRRVIQNAALVRAVQSAGHLLIAPHGRDGTWNHVGSPADHDRDELAFLEQVRRDAVQRFALAGKPLLLAGFSQGASMVWDVACYRGGDYTAFAAVAGAFWRPLPEACPAPGIDLMHIHGLSDEVVPLEGRPIGDNWRQGDTVRALGLLKRHNACPAAPDRQGTDDGLRCRMWTSCARGRLKVCLHDGGHRLEPGWISKALAWMETRDG
- the mdoH gene encoding glucans biosynthesis glucosyltransferase MdoH, coding for MAERSMRVSTDSSLPNGTGAASLGRTAAGRPEHLHSQDIHTASDSCEKPSSSHERIGWRRAAFATLCGGTWLAAVATMAALLAGDGLAPVESLLLLCFCLSIPMVVIGFWNSVIGAAVMLAARNHLDVVAPFHRNRVKRSSARVAIVMPVFNEDTDRVFRHLQKLLASLDSLGVGGRYEVFLLSDSTDPEIRADEQRRLRAWQCADADGAARLHYRHRTENQGYKAGNLWAFVETRGQDFDYMVVLDADSAMHGRTVDRLVRIMDANPRLGILQSLAVGMPTESAFARLFQFGMRHGMLVHTVGAAWWQGGSCPYWGHNAVIRTDAFKQFCHLEPLPGTPPLGGDILSHDQVEAALMRAGGYEVRVLPVEGGSYEEMPPTLPDFIKRDLRWCQGNMQYLKLLGKPWFTGMGRVNLTLAILMYTGAPAWLLFMILGMSQAVIGTFGPQLEMGGFMGRPGPEVAIALFVTMMGITFAPKLIGYTHALLDPSRRRAYGGALHVLGGGLAELVFSMLIAPVVMLAQSVFVAGLALGRKVKWEAQVRDGHRVSWRDAVTGMWPQTAFGLLAGGLLAAFAPAVLPWAAPVLIGLLLAVPMTVVSSSPRLGRRLARLGVCAIPEERRPGAPVPTRTRGAGDEPGTGQAGFPQRATGSRVD
- the hisI gene encoding phosphoribosyl-AMP cyclohydrolase, which encodes MSNEVDALRLSETAAVAFADAVAFDSHGLVPVVAQQHDSGEVLMLAWMNREALIATLTGGRVTYWSRSRQAMWRKGDTSGHIQELVEARVDCDGDTLLLLIRQTGAACHTGARSCFYRRAGEAGPEPL
- the clpX gene encoding ATP-dependent Clp protease ATP-binding subunit ClpX; the protein is MSKSGDGNNQQQTLYCSFCGKSQHEVKKLIAGPAVFVCNECVELCAEIIHDEQKQSFTRGDGGLPTPQQIKQVLDEYVIGQEHAKRVLSVAVHNHYKRLEHVAGENDVELSKSNILLIGPTGSGKTLLAQTMARILDVPFAIADATTLTESGYVGDDVESIIQKLLQASDYNVERAQKGIIYVDEIDKITRKSDNPSTTRDVSGEGVQQALLKIMEGTTASVPPQGGRKHPQQEYLHVDTTNILFVCGGAFAGLDKIVSQRGRSSSIGFGADVRAPEERQTGDLLKDTEPEDLLKFGLIPEFVGRVPVVATLHDLDKDALIDILTKPKNALVKQYQRLFEMEGVELEFTEGALEAVAEKAIARGAGARGLRSIMENVLLEPMFELPGYEDVERLTVTREVIEGTGTPVFTYRDNQKQSQGGG